A region of Helicoverpa zea isolate HzStark_Cry1AcR chromosome 16, ilHelZeax1.1, whole genome shotgun sequence DNA encodes the following proteins:
- the LOC124637745 gene encoding KRR1 small subunit processome component homolog, translating to MENGDTDTNNEGVGPVDNAWAMKIPKFTPEDNPHGLLEESKFATLFPKYREQYLKECWPLVQKVLKEHYIVADLDLIEGSITVKTTRKTWDPYIIIKARDLMKLLSRSVPFEQAVRVLEDEIGCDIIKINSFVRKKETFLKRRQRLIGPNGVTLKSIELLTECYVLVQGNTVSAVGPYKGLVQVRRIVEDTMKNIHPMYNIKSLMIKRELMKDQRLKNESWDRFLPTFKSKNVPRKQPKKKVEKKPYTPFPPPQPESKIDRELATGEYFLKDEHKRAKRRHEKEEKQAQVKRAKQEQRQKDFIPPEEKQTTSENQTETAVDINQFKSKMKKLSKQQKGSKLKKAEI from the coding sequence ATGGAAAACGGAGATACAGATACTAACAATGAAGGTGTTGGACCTGTAGACAATGCTTGGGCTATGAAAATACCGAAATTCACACCTGAAGATAATCCGCATGGTCTTTTAGAAGAGAGCAAATTTGCAACCCTATTTCCAAAGTACAGAGAACAATACTTGAAGGAATGTTGGCCGCTTGTGCAGAAAGTGCTCAAGGAACATTACATTGTTGCTGATCTTGACCTTATCGAAGGCAGCATAACTGTGAAAACGACACGGAAAACATGGGATCCCTATATCATAATTAAAGCACGAGACTTAATGAAACTTTTGTCACGAAGTGTGCCCTTTGAACAAGCCGTACGAGTCCTGGAGGATGAGATAGGATGCGACATAATAAAGATTAATTCATTTGTTcgtaaaaaagaaacatttttaaagAGGCGGCAGCGTTTAATTGGCCCTAATGGTGTAACTCTGAAGTCTATAGAACTATTAACTGAATGCTATGTGCTAGTGCAAGGCAACACAGTATCAGCCGTAGGACCATACAAGGGTTTAGTGCAAGTAAGAAGAATTGTTGAGGACACTATGAAAAATATTCATCCTATGTATAACATTAAAAGTTTAATGATCAAAAGGGAACTCATGAAAGATCAGAGATTAAAAAACGAGAGCTGGGATAGGTTTCTACCTACattcaaaagtaaaaatgtCCCAAGGAAACAACCTAAGAAGAAAGTTGAAAAGAAACCGTACACACCTTTCCCACCTCCACAACCAGAAAGTAAAATTGATCGTGAACTCGCTACTGGTGAATACTTCCTTAAGGATGAACATAAGAGGGCTAAGAGACGTCACGAAAAAGAAGAAAAGCAAGCACAAGTTAAACGTGCCAAACAAGAACAACGGCAGAAAGACTTTATACCACCTGAAGAGAAACAAACTACTAGTGAAAACCAGACAGAAACTGCAGTAGACATAAACCAATTTAAATCAAAGATGAAGAAGCTGTCCAAACAACAAAAAGGTTCTAAACTAAAAAAGGCAGAAATATAA
- the LOC124637744 gene encoding serine--tRNA ligase, mitochondrial-like, with protein sequence MIFYPILRNHIVTKSKFLRLSSTVILPDIDTNYYCNSENSLEIDNNIKLRKGVGDVNRVMNMYKKYKATPLSDSSYQIVRENLYKELSCLPNKTHPSVLENVEPQVVREINQKRDFQSHRPLEFSDITRRLNLVRTDKLGHTCGHKSYYFLGELAELEEALIKYTVGKLLQEKFQLVSVPDILPSQVLESCGMTINSDRTQIYSLDPVHHGPDLYLSGTAEMSLAGLLMNTTHTEEALPLKLAAVSRCFRAETSNLIEERGIYRVHQFTKVEMFAVTTPNQSESMLEYLRTKQEELFSPLGFNMRILDMPPHELGAPAYRKYDIEAWMPGRNNYGEISSCSNCTDYQSRRLHIKYVHNDGTCYVHTLNGTACAVPRMLIALLETHQDPKGKIYIPEVLQPYMNGKKYIAKNNTVPELKLMKIKR encoded by the exons atgatattttacCCAATATTAAGAAATCATATTGTAACTAAATCTAAGTTTCTAAGGTTAAGTTCAACAGTAATTTTGCCGGATATTGATACGAACTATTACTGTAATTCTGAAAATTCTTTAGAAATTgacaacaatattaaattacgaAAAGGAGTGGGTGATGTAAATCGTGTAatgaatatgtataaaaaatataaagcaacTCCTTTATCTGATAGTTCTTACCAAATAGTGCGAGAGAATCTGTACAAAGAACTAAGTTGTCTTCCTAACAAAACACACCCTTCCGTTCTGGAAAATGTCGAACCACAAGTTGTCCGAgaaataaaccagaaaagagaTTTTCAATCACATCGACCTCTGGAATTCAGTGATATAACAAGGCGGCTCAATTTAGTGAGAACAGATAAATTAGGACACACTTGTGGACACAAAAGCTATTACTTCTTGGGAGAACTGGCCGAATTAGAAGAAGCATTAATCAAATACACTGTTGGTAAGCTTCTTCAAGAGAAGTTCCAACTGGTGTCAGTTCCGGATATTTTACCTAGTCAAGTTTTGGAGAGTTGCGGGATGACCATTAATAGTGATCGCACTCAG ATATATTCTTTGGACCCAGTCCATCATGGTCCAGATTTGTACTTGTCGGGTACTGCTGAAATGTCCCTAGCAGGGCTGTTGATGAATACAACTCACACTGAGGAAGCCTTGCCTTTGAAACTGGCTGCAGTGAGTAGATGCTTCAGGGCAGAAACCTCAAATCTTATTGAAGAGAGAGGaatatatag GGTACACCAATTTACCAAAGTCGAAATGTTTGCAGTCACTACTCCAAATCAATCTGAAAGTATGCTTGAATATCTGAGAACAAAACAAGAAGAATTATTTTCACCATTAGGATTTAATATGAGAATTCTTGACATGCCACCACATGAACTAGGAGCTCCTGCTTACAG AAAATACGATATAGAAGCATGGATGCCTGGTCGCAATAATTATGGTGAAATATCTAGCTGCAGCAACTGTACAGATTATCAATCAAGAAGACTTCACATCAAATATGTTCATAATGATGGGACCTGCTATGTTCATACATTGAATGGCACTGCATGTGCAGTCCCAAGAATGCTGATAGCTTTATTAGAAACACATCAAGATCCAAAAGGAAAAATTTATATACCTGAAGTATTACAACCATATATGaatggcaaaaaatatattgctaaaAACAACACAGTTCCAGAACTGAagcttatgaaaataaaaagataa
- the LOC124637742 gene encoding DNA (cytosine-5)-methyltransferase PliMCI-like isoform X2, producing the protein MIISATRRSPRNGNQQKITTMFPSKRNRSPDGNEITPKKLKYDGDESKENSVDNITEDNKNSENLKVEVGKSCVDAAINEDDSKTFKNDEETSSKTEVDEISDTQDSPDGDNKMDDQMQIQKQDGSEQEPKENGKSENELASAQKSLPDNEKCNICSQFLNNSDLIYYQGHPQDAVEEYIALTNEKLVLASGDDGDIMERPQTNITSFSIFDEQGHLCPIDGGLVENDVRIYMSGYLKSICSDSTEIDEESVPVKDVGPIIEWFIHGFDGGNRNCITLSTEFGEYNLLKPSEQYTPLMNNLYEKIWLSKVVVEYLEEYHYLQPSYEELLEVIRESSIPELNDMKMTEEMLHKHAQFVCDQVLSLEADEDDAPLITLPCIRELIKLMGIKFGKRKFRTKIDYKKVDKKAWTKATTTPLVRKTFESFFTNQLDKTNHELVLRRKRCGVCEACQLPDCGECNACRAMAKFGGHGRTKKACVRRFCPNMAVEQAEDSDPDDEEEYQQMAEKKQHDKIEDTVPVKLTGSNNRKINWVGEPTKSDATKVYYEKVEIDGAELCNGDFVMVETSQPNIPALVARVVYMWRETINSKSGYCHAEVFIRASDTVLGEVSDPREVFLADRCCHGAPLSSILRKACVEKGEIPDDWFKLGGKEVDDKHFDDDGKTYFYNKYYERFTARFEDLPKDPICPNPLRQHRFCPSCERKTRRDAKNIPKVFGKLLEKSSLVPENRTEWTLVRWQDHDYKKGCGVFLKPGTFKLKNTLTNASSNVKPKLEKVDEDVYPEYYRKSDNNLRGSNIDTGEPFCVGYVAAVTAVGEGPLIVPQDIYLKVNVLYRPENTTSRFPQHEDVNVVYWSEEIRDVPFSAVVGPCHLIYEQNVPPQYTLAEWLERDPSRFYFRMAFDKSKGQFVDVPHHAVSVGRTERGKDKGKGKGKSSKPVEATENKLEQISVRPLRTLDVFAGCGGLSEGLHRAGVAECRWAIENVEAAAHAYALNNKNCIVFNEDCNALLREVMSGATHSTGGHRLPQQGEVELLCGGPPCQGFSGMNRFNSREYSNFKNSLVASYLSYCDFYRPKYFILENVRNFVAFKKGMVLKLTLRALLDMGYQCTFGILQAGNYGVPQTRRRLIILAAAPGYKLPSYPEPTHVFSRRACSLTTTIDGKRFGTNIHWDESAPRRTCTIRDAMSDLPRICNGANKIEIEYGSMPESHFQRLVRSKDENAKLRDHICKNMAPLIQARICRIPTTPGSDWRDLPNISVTLSDGTKCKVLQYRYDDRRAGRSAGGAPRGVCACAAGGACSPHDKQENTLIPWCLPHTANRHNNWAGLYGRVCWDGYFSTTVTDPEPMGKQGRVLHPEQNRVVSVRECARSQGFPDTYVFAGSIQDKHRQVGNAVPPPLGAALGREIRAALASSIAT; encoded by the exons ATGATAATAAG TGCTACGAGGAGGTCTCCACGCAATGGCAATCAACAGAAGATCACTACTATGTTCCCCTCCAAAAGGAATAGGAGCCCTGATGGAAATGAAATTACTCCA aaaaaacttaaatatgatGGTGACGAATCTAAGGAAAACAGTGTAGATAATATAACTGAAGATAATAAAAACAGCGAAAACTTAAAAGTTGAAGTAGGTAAAAGTTGTGTAGATGCTGCAATAAATGAAGATGATtctaaaactttcaaaaatgatgAAGAAACTAGTTCAAAAACCGAAGTCGATGAAATTTCTGACACACAAGATTCGCCAGACGGTGACAACAAAATGGATGATCAGATGCAAATCCAAAAACAGGATGGCTCCGAACAAGAACCAAAAGAAAATGGCAAATCTGAAAATGAATTGGCTAGTGCTCAAAAGTCTCTTCCGGATAATGAAAAATGTAACATCTGCAGTCAATTTTTAAACAATTCTGACCTAATATATTATCAAGGACACCCTCAGGACGCTGTTGAAGAGTACATTGCATTGACTAATGAAAAACTTGTCCTAGCATCAG GTGACGATGGAGATATTATGGAGCGACCACAGACCAATATCACAAGTTTTTCTATATTTGATGAACAGGGTCATCTATGCCCGATAGATGGTGGTCTTGTTGAAAATGACGTGCGAATCTACATGTCTGGGTATTTGAAATCGATATGTTCCGATTCAACTGAAATTGATGAGGAGTCAGTTCCTGTCAAAGATGTTGGCCCCATCATTGAATG gttcaTACATGGCTTTGATGGCGGTAACAGGAATTGTATCACCTTGTCAACAGAATTTGgagaatacaatttgttaaagCCAAGTGAACAGTATACACCTCTTATGAATAACCTATATGAGAAGATATGGCTTAGTAAAGTTGTTGTTGAATATTTAGAAGAGTATCATTATCTTCAGCCCTCTTATGAGGAGTTGCTAGAAGTTATAAGAGAGTCGAGTATTCCTGAATTAAATGATATGAAAATGACTGAAGAAATGCTTCACAAGCATGCTCAGTTTGTATGTGATCAAGTACTAAGCCTAGAAGCTGATGAAGATGATGCACCTTTAATTACATTACCATGCATTAGAGAATTAATTAAGCTCATGGGTATAAAATTCGGCAAACGTAAATTCCGCACTAAAATTGATTACAAAAAGGTTGACAAAAAGGCTTGGACTAAAGCTACGACGACCCCCCTTGTTAGGAAAACATTTGAAAGCTTTTTTACAAATCAATTGGATAAAACTAATCATGAGTTGGTTCTAAGAAGAAAACGATGTGGCGTTTGTGAAGCATGTCAACTACCGGATTGTGGTGAATGCAATGCTTGTCGAGCGATGGCTAAGTTTGGTGGTCATGGCCGCACTAAAAAAGCCTGCGTAAGAAGATTTTGCCCTAACATGGCAGTAGAACAGGCAGAAGATTCCGACCCAGATGATGAAGAGGAATATCAACAAATGGCTGAAAAAAAACAACACGACAAGATAGAGGATACAGTTCCTGTCAAGTTAACTGGGTCAAATAACAGGAAAATTAATTGGGTGGGCGAGCCTACTAAATCTGATGCCACTAAGGTGTATTATGAAAAAGTCGAGATTGATGGAGCAGAGCTGTGTAATGGCGACTTTGTAATGGTCGAAACTTCTCAACCCAATATTCCTGCTTTGGTTGCCAGGGTTGTTTACATGTGGAGAGAAACGATTAATTCTAAATCAGGGTATTGCCATGCAGAAGTTTTTATAAGAGCTTCAGATACCGTTCTAGGTGAGGTTAGTGACCCCAGGGAAGTGTTTTTAGCAGACAGATGCTGTCATGGTGCTCCACTTTCATCAATATTAAGGAAAGCCTGTGTTGAAAAAGGAGAGATTCCTGATGATTGGTTCAAATTAGGTGGTAAGGAAGTAGATGACAAACACTTTGATGATGAtggtaaaacatatttttacaataaatattacgaAAGGTTTACAGCGCGATTCGAAGATTTACCTAAAGACCCTATTTGTCCTAATCCGCTAAGACAACACCGCTTTTGTCCATCCTGTGAGAGAAAAACTAGAAGGGATGCTAAGAACATACCTAAAGTATTTGGAAAACTGTTAGAAAAATCCAGTTTGGTGCCTGAAAACAGAACAGAGTGGACATTAGTAAGGTGGCAAGATCACGATTACAAGAAAGGTTGTGGCGTGTTCCTCAAGCCAGGAACATTCAAGTTGAAAAACACACTCACTAATGCTAGCAGCAATGTTAAACCAAAGTTAGAGAAAGTCGATGAGGATGTTTACCCTGAATATTACAGGAAGAGTGACAATAACTTGCGCGGGTCGAACATAGACACTGGGGAACCATTCTGTGTTGGCTATGTAGCAGCCGTCACTGCTGTAGGAGAGGGACCTTTAATAGTTCCACAAGATATCTATTTAAAAGTTAATGTACTTTATAGACCTGAAAACACGACTAGCAGATTTCCTCAACATGAAGACGTTAATGTGGTCTATTGGAGCGAAGAAATTCGTGACGTGCCTTTTTCTGCAGTTGTAGGACCATGTCATCTAATTTATGAACAAAATGTTCCACCACAATATACCTTGGCCGAATGGCTAGAGAGAGACCCAAGTCGGTTTTACTTTAGAATGGCTTTTGATAAATCCAAAGGTCAGTTTGTAGATGTGCCACATCACGCTGTAAGTGTTGGACGCACTGAACGCGGCAAAGACAAAGGAAAGGGTAAAGGAAAGTCTAGTAAGCCTGTAGAAGCAACTGAAAACAAATTGGAACAAATTTCGGTACGACCACTTAGAACTCTCGATGTGTTTGCTGGATGCGGTGGATTATCAGAAGGCTTACACCGGGCCGGTGTCGCCGAATGCAGGTGGGCTATCGAGAACGTGGAGGCTGCTGCACATGCTTATGCACTGAACAATAAGAACTGCATCGTTTTTAATGAAGATTGTAATGCGCTCCTGAGGGAAGTAATGTCTGGCGCCACGCACAGCACGGGCGGACATCGCCTGCCCCAGCAGGGTGAAGTGGAACTGCTGTGCGGCGGGCCCCCGTGTCAAGGTTTCTCTGGAATGAACAGGTTCAATTCGAGAgagtattctaattttaaaaactCTCTAGTAGCTTCATACTTATCGTACTGTGATTTTTATCGGCCGAAATATTTTATACTGGAAAACGTAAGAAACTTCGTGGCTTTCAAGAAAGGCATGGTTTTGAAACTAACCTTGAGGGCACTACTCGACATGGGATATCAGTGCACGTTCGGTATCTTGCAAGCTGGCAACTATGGGGTTCCACAGACGAGACGAAGGCTGATTATCCTGGCAGCCGCCCCCGGGTACAAGCTGCCGAGCTATCCGGAACCCACGCACGTGTTCAGCAGACGTGCGTGCTCTCTCACTACAACCATAGACGGTAAACGATTTGGTACAAACATTCACTGGGACGAATCTGCTCCCCGGAGAACGTGTACCATACGAGACGCTATGAGCGATCTTCCTCGAATATGCAATGGTGCAAACAAAATTGAAATCGAATATGGATCCATGCCTGAAAGCCATTTCCAACGCCTGGTCAGGAGCAAAGACGAAAACGCTAAGCTTCGTGACCACATTTGCAAGAACATGGCGCCATTAATTCAGGCGAGAATATGCAGAATACCGACCACACCAGGTTCGGATTGGAGAGATCTGCCGAATATATCGGTGACACTGTCGGATGGAACTAAATGCAAG GTGCTGCAGTACCGTTACGACGACCGTCGGGCGGGGCGGTCAGCAGGCGGCGCCCCGCGCGGCGTGTGCGCgtgcgcggcgggcggcgcgtgcaGCCCGCACGACAAGCAGGAGAACACGCTCATCCCCTGGTGTCTGCCGCACACCGCCAACCGGCACAACAACTGGGCCGGCCTCTACG gTCGTGTTTGCTGGGACGGCTACTTCAGCACCACGGTGACGGACCCCGAGCCAATGGGCAAGCAAGGCCGAGTGCTTCACCCGGAACAGAACCGCGTCGTGTCGGTGCGCGAGTGCGCCAGGTCTCAGGGCTTCCCAGACACCTATGTGTTCGCCGGCTCCATACAAGACAAACACCGACAG GTTGGGAATGCTGTGCCGCCGCCTTTAGGGGCCGCTTTGGGAAGAGAGATAAGGGCAGCATTAGCTTCCAGTATAGCAACATaa
- the LOC124637742 gene encoding DNA (cytosine-5)-methyltransferase PliMCI-like isoform X1 has product MPVQSGSVLVNLQKNAEKIVSPAGKTKSPSQVATRRSPRNGNQQKITTMFPSKRNRSPDGNEITPKKLKYDGDESKENSVDNITEDNKNSENLKVEVGKSCVDAAINEDDSKTFKNDEETSSKTEVDEISDTQDSPDGDNKMDDQMQIQKQDGSEQEPKENGKSENELASAQKSLPDNEKCNICSQFLNNSDLIYYQGHPQDAVEEYIALTNEKLVLASGDDGDIMERPQTNITSFSIFDEQGHLCPIDGGLVENDVRIYMSGYLKSICSDSTEIDEESVPVKDVGPIIEWFIHGFDGGNRNCITLSTEFGEYNLLKPSEQYTPLMNNLYEKIWLSKVVVEYLEEYHYLQPSYEELLEVIRESSIPELNDMKMTEEMLHKHAQFVCDQVLSLEADEDDAPLITLPCIRELIKLMGIKFGKRKFRTKIDYKKVDKKAWTKATTTPLVRKTFESFFTNQLDKTNHELVLRRKRCGVCEACQLPDCGECNACRAMAKFGGHGRTKKACVRRFCPNMAVEQAEDSDPDDEEEYQQMAEKKQHDKIEDTVPVKLTGSNNRKINWVGEPTKSDATKVYYEKVEIDGAELCNGDFVMVETSQPNIPALVARVVYMWRETINSKSGYCHAEVFIRASDTVLGEVSDPREVFLADRCCHGAPLSSILRKACVEKGEIPDDWFKLGGKEVDDKHFDDDGKTYFYNKYYERFTARFEDLPKDPICPNPLRQHRFCPSCERKTRRDAKNIPKVFGKLLEKSSLVPENRTEWTLVRWQDHDYKKGCGVFLKPGTFKLKNTLTNASSNVKPKLEKVDEDVYPEYYRKSDNNLRGSNIDTGEPFCVGYVAAVTAVGEGPLIVPQDIYLKVNVLYRPENTTSRFPQHEDVNVVYWSEEIRDVPFSAVVGPCHLIYEQNVPPQYTLAEWLERDPSRFYFRMAFDKSKGQFVDVPHHAVSVGRTERGKDKGKGKGKSSKPVEATENKLEQISVRPLRTLDVFAGCGGLSEGLHRAGVAECRWAIENVEAAAHAYALNNKNCIVFNEDCNALLREVMSGATHSTGGHRLPQQGEVELLCGGPPCQGFSGMNRFNSREYSNFKNSLVASYLSYCDFYRPKYFILENVRNFVAFKKGMVLKLTLRALLDMGYQCTFGILQAGNYGVPQTRRRLIILAAAPGYKLPSYPEPTHVFSRRACSLTTTIDGKRFGTNIHWDESAPRRTCTIRDAMSDLPRICNGANKIEIEYGSMPESHFQRLVRSKDENAKLRDHICKNMAPLIQARICRIPTTPGSDWRDLPNISVTLSDGTKCKVLQYRYDDRRAGRSAGGAPRGVCACAAGGACSPHDKQENTLIPWCLPHTANRHNNWAGLYGRVCWDGYFSTTVTDPEPMGKQGRVLHPEQNRVVSVRECARSQGFPDTYVFAGSIQDKHRQVGNAVPPPLGAALGREIRAALASSIAT; this is encoded by the exons ATGCCTGTGCAAAGTGGTAGTGTTCTtgtaaatttacaaaaaaatgctgAAAAAATTGTTTCACCTGCTGGTAAAACTAAGTCTCCTTCTCaagt TGCTACGAGGAGGTCTCCACGCAATGGCAATCAACAGAAGATCACTACTATGTTCCCCTCCAAAAGGAATAGGAGCCCTGATGGAAATGAAATTACTCCA aaaaaacttaaatatgatGGTGACGAATCTAAGGAAAACAGTGTAGATAATATAACTGAAGATAATAAAAACAGCGAAAACTTAAAAGTTGAAGTAGGTAAAAGTTGTGTAGATGCTGCAATAAATGAAGATGATtctaaaactttcaaaaatgatgAAGAAACTAGTTCAAAAACCGAAGTCGATGAAATTTCTGACACACAAGATTCGCCAGACGGTGACAACAAAATGGATGATCAGATGCAAATCCAAAAACAGGATGGCTCCGAACAAGAACCAAAAGAAAATGGCAAATCTGAAAATGAATTGGCTAGTGCTCAAAAGTCTCTTCCGGATAATGAAAAATGTAACATCTGCAGTCAATTTTTAAACAATTCTGACCTAATATATTATCAAGGACACCCTCAGGACGCTGTTGAAGAGTACATTGCATTGACTAATGAAAAACTTGTCCTAGCATCAG GTGACGATGGAGATATTATGGAGCGACCACAGACCAATATCACAAGTTTTTCTATATTTGATGAACAGGGTCATCTATGCCCGATAGATGGTGGTCTTGTTGAAAATGACGTGCGAATCTACATGTCTGGGTATTTGAAATCGATATGTTCCGATTCAACTGAAATTGATGAGGAGTCAGTTCCTGTCAAAGATGTTGGCCCCATCATTGAATG gttcaTACATGGCTTTGATGGCGGTAACAGGAATTGTATCACCTTGTCAACAGAATTTGgagaatacaatttgttaaagCCAAGTGAACAGTATACACCTCTTATGAATAACCTATATGAGAAGATATGGCTTAGTAAAGTTGTTGTTGAATATTTAGAAGAGTATCATTATCTTCAGCCCTCTTATGAGGAGTTGCTAGAAGTTATAAGAGAGTCGAGTATTCCTGAATTAAATGATATGAAAATGACTGAAGAAATGCTTCACAAGCATGCTCAGTTTGTATGTGATCAAGTACTAAGCCTAGAAGCTGATGAAGATGATGCACCTTTAATTACATTACCATGCATTAGAGAATTAATTAAGCTCATGGGTATAAAATTCGGCAAACGTAAATTCCGCACTAAAATTGATTACAAAAAGGTTGACAAAAAGGCTTGGACTAAAGCTACGACGACCCCCCTTGTTAGGAAAACATTTGAAAGCTTTTTTACAAATCAATTGGATAAAACTAATCATGAGTTGGTTCTAAGAAGAAAACGATGTGGCGTTTGTGAAGCATGTCAACTACCGGATTGTGGTGAATGCAATGCTTGTCGAGCGATGGCTAAGTTTGGTGGTCATGGCCGCACTAAAAAAGCCTGCGTAAGAAGATTTTGCCCTAACATGGCAGTAGAACAGGCAGAAGATTCCGACCCAGATGATGAAGAGGAATATCAACAAATGGCTGAAAAAAAACAACACGACAAGATAGAGGATACAGTTCCTGTCAAGTTAACTGGGTCAAATAACAGGAAAATTAATTGGGTGGGCGAGCCTACTAAATCTGATGCCACTAAGGTGTATTATGAAAAAGTCGAGATTGATGGAGCAGAGCTGTGTAATGGCGACTTTGTAATGGTCGAAACTTCTCAACCCAATATTCCTGCTTTGGTTGCCAGGGTTGTTTACATGTGGAGAGAAACGATTAATTCTAAATCAGGGTATTGCCATGCAGAAGTTTTTATAAGAGCTTCAGATACCGTTCTAGGTGAGGTTAGTGACCCCAGGGAAGTGTTTTTAGCAGACAGATGCTGTCATGGTGCTCCACTTTCATCAATATTAAGGAAAGCCTGTGTTGAAAAAGGAGAGATTCCTGATGATTGGTTCAAATTAGGTGGTAAGGAAGTAGATGACAAACACTTTGATGATGAtggtaaaacatatttttacaataaatattacgaAAGGTTTACAGCGCGATTCGAAGATTTACCTAAAGACCCTATTTGTCCTAATCCGCTAAGACAACACCGCTTTTGTCCATCCTGTGAGAGAAAAACTAGAAGGGATGCTAAGAACATACCTAAAGTATTTGGAAAACTGTTAGAAAAATCCAGTTTGGTGCCTGAAAACAGAACAGAGTGGACATTAGTAAGGTGGCAAGATCACGATTACAAGAAAGGTTGTGGCGTGTTCCTCAAGCCAGGAACATTCAAGTTGAAAAACACACTCACTAATGCTAGCAGCAATGTTAAACCAAAGTTAGAGAAAGTCGATGAGGATGTTTACCCTGAATATTACAGGAAGAGTGACAATAACTTGCGCGGGTCGAACATAGACACTGGGGAACCATTCTGTGTTGGCTATGTAGCAGCCGTCACTGCTGTAGGAGAGGGACCTTTAATAGTTCCACAAGATATCTATTTAAAAGTTAATGTACTTTATAGACCTGAAAACACGACTAGCAGATTTCCTCAACATGAAGACGTTAATGTGGTCTATTGGAGCGAAGAAATTCGTGACGTGCCTTTTTCTGCAGTTGTAGGACCATGTCATCTAATTTATGAACAAAATGTTCCACCACAATATACCTTGGCCGAATGGCTAGAGAGAGACCCAAGTCGGTTTTACTTTAGAATGGCTTTTGATAAATCCAAAGGTCAGTTTGTAGATGTGCCACATCACGCTGTAAGTGTTGGACGCACTGAACGCGGCAAAGACAAAGGAAAGGGTAAAGGAAAGTCTAGTAAGCCTGTAGAAGCAACTGAAAACAAATTGGAACAAATTTCGGTACGACCACTTAGAACTCTCGATGTGTTTGCTGGATGCGGTGGATTATCAGAAGGCTTACACCGGGCCGGTGTCGCCGAATGCAGGTGGGCTATCGAGAACGTGGAGGCTGCTGCACATGCTTATGCACTGAACAATAAGAACTGCATCGTTTTTAATGAAGATTGTAATGCGCTCCTGAGGGAAGTAATGTCTGGCGCCACGCACAGCACGGGCGGACATCGCCTGCCCCAGCAGGGTGAAGTGGAACTGCTGTGCGGCGGGCCCCCGTGTCAAGGTTTCTCTGGAATGAACAGGTTCAATTCGAGAgagtattctaattttaaaaactCTCTAGTAGCTTCATACTTATCGTACTGTGATTTTTATCGGCCGAAATATTTTATACTGGAAAACGTAAGAAACTTCGTGGCTTTCAAGAAAGGCATGGTTTTGAAACTAACCTTGAGGGCACTACTCGACATGGGATATCAGTGCACGTTCGGTATCTTGCAAGCTGGCAACTATGGGGTTCCACAGACGAGACGAAGGCTGATTATCCTGGCAGCCGCCCCCGGGTACAAGCTGCCGAGCTATCCGGAACCCACGCACGTGTTCAGCAGACGTGCGTGCTCTCTCACTACAACCATAGACGGTAAACGATTTGGTACAAACATTCACTGGGACGAATCTGCTCCCCGGAGAACGTGTACCATACGAGACGCTATGAGCGATCTTCCTCGAATATGCAATGGTGCAAACAAAATTGAAATCGAATATGGATCCATGCCTGAAAGCCATTTCCAACGCCTGGTCAGGAGCAAAGACGAAAACGCTAAGCTTCGTGACCACATTTGCAAGAACATGGCGCCATTAATTCAGGCGAGAATATGCAGAATACCGACCACACCAGGTTCGGATTGGAGAGATCTGCCGAATATATCGGTGACACTGTCGGATGGAACTAAATGCAAG GTGCTGCAGTACCGTTACGACGACCGTCGGGCGGGGCGGTCAGCAGGCGGCGCCCCGCGCGGCGTGTGCGCgtgcgcggcgggcggcgcgtgcaGCCCGCACGACAAGCAGGAGAACACGCTCATCCCCTGGTGTCTGCCGCACACCGCCAACCGGCACAACAACTGGGCCGGCCTCTACG gTCGTGTTTGCTGGGACGGCTACTTCAGCACCACGGTGACGGACCCCGAGCCAATGGGCAAGCAAGGCCGAGTGCTTCACCCGGAACAGAACCGCGTCGTGTCGGTGCGCGAGTGCGCCAGGTCTCAGGGCTTCCCAGACACCTATGTGTTCGCCGGCTCCATACAAGACAAACACCGACAG GTTGGGAATGCTGTGCCGCCGCCTTTAGGGGCCGCTTTGGGAAGAGAGATAAGGGCAGCATTAGCTTCCAGTATAGCAACATaa